A DNA window from Mastacembelus armatus chromosome 11, fMasArm1.2, whole genome shotgun sequence contains the following coding sequences:
- the cpne4b gene encoding copine-4: protein MSNIYESAEATLGFISSPCLTKVELRVACRGISDRDALSKPDPCVVLKMQSHGQWFEVDRTEVIRSSSSPVFSKIFLVDYYFEEVQRLRFELHDISSGNNGLRDADFLGAMECTLGQIVSQRKLTKALLKQGNTAGKSSITVTAEELSGNDDYVELSFSARKLDDKDFFSKSDPFLEIFRINDDGTESLVHRTETVMNNLSPVWKSFKVSFNTLCSGDHDRELKCTVWDWDSNGKHDFIGEFQTTFKEMRAEQEGKQIQWECINPKYQMKKKNYRNSGVVILNHCKIIKMYSFLDYIMGGCQIQFTVAIDFTASNGDPRNSCSLHYIHPYQPNEYLKALVAVGEICQDYDSDKMFPAFGFGALIPPDFKVSHDFAVNFDEDNPECAGIQGVVEAYQNCLPKIQLYGPTNIAPIIQKVASAASEEMHTKEAMEYFILLILTDGVITDMADTREAIVHASHLPMSVIIVGVGNADFTDMQILDGDDGILRSPKGEPVLRDIVQFVPFKDFKHASPAALAKSVLAEVPNQVVDYYNAKGIKPKCMSDYESTRTFSP from the exons ATGAGTAACATCTATGAGTCTGCCGAGGCCACGCTGGGCTTCATCAGCTCTCCGTGCCTGACCAAAGTGGAGCTGAGAGTTGCCTGTCGGGGGATCTCGGACCGCGACGCCCTCTCCAAACCTGACCCCTGTGTGGTACTGAAAATGCAGTCGCACGGGCAGTGGTTTGAG gtggaCCGTACAGAAGTGatccgcagcagcagcagcccagtTTTCTCCAAGATCTTCCTGGTGGATTACTACTTTGAAGAGGTCCAGAGGCTTCGCTTTGAACTTCATGACATCAGTTCTGGCAACAATGGCCTCCGCGATGCTGACTTCCTGGGAGCCATGGAGTGCACCTTAGGACAG ATCGTCTCACAGAGGAAACTGACCAAAGCTCTACTGAAGCAGGGAAACACCGCTGGAAAGTCTTCCATAACG GTGACAGCAGAGGAGTTGTCTGGTAATGATGATTACGTTGAACTCTCCTTCAGCGCTCGTAAACTAGATGACAAG GATTTCTTCAGCAAATCAGACCCTTTCCTGGAGATTTTTAGAATAAACGACGACGGAACTGAGTCGCTCGTGCACAGGACCGAG ACGGTCATGAACAACCTGAGCCCAGTTTGGAAATCCTTCAAAGTTTCCTTCAACACACTCTGTAGCGGTGACCATGACAGGGAGCTAAAG TGCACAGTTTGGGACTGGGACTCTAATGGAAAACACGACTTTATTGGGGAGTTTCAGACCACTTTTAAGGAGATGAGGGCAGAGCAGGAGGGcaaacag ATTCAGTGGGAGTGCATCAACCCTAAATatcagatgaagaagaagaattataGAAACTCTGGTGTTGTTATTCTCAACCATTGTAAG atcattaaaatgtattccTTCCTGGATTACATCATGGGAGGCTGCCAAATTCAGTTCACA GTGGCAATAGACTTCACAGCATCCAACGGAGATCCCAGAAACAGCTGCTCTCTCCACTATATCCACCCCTACCAGCCCAATGAGTACCTCAAAGCGCTGGTGGCTGTAGGGGAGATCTGCCAAGACTATGACAG TGATAAAATGTTCCCAGCATTTGGTTTTGGAGCACTGATACCACCTGACTTTAAG GTTTCACATGATTTCGCTGTGAACTTCGATGAGGACAATCCTGAATGTGCTG GGATCCAAGGTGTGGTGGAGGCCTATCAGAATTGCCTCCCTAAGATTCAGCTGTATGGGCCCACCAACATTGCCCCAATTATCCAGAAAGTGGCCTCGGCTGCCTCAGAGGAGATGCACACCAAAGAGGCCATG GAATATTTCATCCTGCTGATCTTGACAGACGGCGTCATCACCGACATGGCAGACACACGGGAGGCCATCGTTCATGCCTCCCACCTGCCCATGTCCGTCATCATTGTCGGCGTGGGCAACGCAGACTTCACAGACATGCAGATATTGGACGGGGACGACGGGATCCTGCGTTCACCCAAAGGCGAGCCTGTCCTTCGTGACATCGTCCAGTTCGTCCCCTTCAAGGACTTCAAACAT